The Flaviramulus sp. BrNp1-15 genome has a window encoding:
- a CDS encoding valine--tRNA ligase translates to MSIPSKYDAQTVESKWYDYWMKHNYFHSTPDAREPYTIVIPPPNVTGVLHMGHMLNNTIQDVLIRRARLQGKNACWVPGTDHASIATEAKVVAKLKEQGIDKNDLTRDEFLAHAWEWTHEYGGVILEQLKKLGCSCDWDRTKFTMDDDMSEAVIKVFVDLYNKGLIYRGYRMVNWDPEAKTTLSDEEVIHEERQGNLYYINYKIEGSDDTLTIATTRPETIFGDTAICINPEDERFAHLRGKKAIVPICNRVIPIIEDEYVDVEFGTGCLKVTPAHDENDKNLGDKHKLEVIDIFNEDATLNSFGLQFEGQDRFVARKNVAKVLEETGVLVKTETHLNKVGTSERTKAVIEPRLSDQWFLKMEELVKPAIEAVLGEDPEIKLFPKKFENTYRHWMENIRDWNISRQLFWGQQIPAYFYGDGKEDFVVAESREEALKLAQEKTGNSTLKAEDLTQDTDALDTWFSSWLWPMSVFDGIRNPENEDIKYYYPTNDLVTGPDILFFWVARMIIAGYEYKDQKPFNNVYLTGLVRDKQRRKMSKSLGNSPDALKLIEDYSADGVRVGLLLSSAAGNDLMFDEALCQQGKGFGNKIWNAFNLTNLWEVSETIEQPESSKIALNWYEAKFQTALVEIEDHFSKYRLSDALMAIYKLIYDDFCGWLLEIVKPAYQQPIDAETYNKVMSIFEDNLKILHPFMPFLTEDIWQYIAKRTPEEALIVAKWPEAKPINKEIISQFEFASEVISGIRTVRKEKNIAFKDAIGFSVINNENSNTAFDEVIAKLGNLETIEYVQEPVEGALTFRVKSNEYFIPMEGAIDVEAEVKKLTEELNYTEGFLKSVQKKLSNERFVTGAPEQVVASEKKKEADALAKIETLKASLASLG, encoded by the coding sequence ATGAGTATTCCATCAAAATATGATGCACAAACAGTAGAGAGTAAGTGGTATGATTACTGGATGAAACATAATTATTTTCATTCAACGCCAGATGCTAGAGAGCCATACACTATTGTAATTCCACCACCAAATGTAACTGGAGTTTTGCATATGGGACATATGTTGAATAATACCATTCAGGATGTTTTAATACGTCGCGCGCGTTTACAAGGGAAAAATGCATGTTGGGTTCCTGGAACAGATCACGCATCTATAGCAACAGAGGCTAAAGTTGTTGCAAAACTAAAAGAACAAGGCATAGATAAAAACGACTTAACTCGCGATGAGTTTTTAGCACACGCTTGGGAATGGACGCATGAATATGGAGGTGTAATCTTAGAACAGCTTAAAAAATTAGGTTGCTCATGTGATTGGGATAGAACCAAATTTACAATGGACGACGATATGTCTGAAGCTGTAATAAAAGTTTTTGTTGATTTATATAACAAAGGATTAATTTATAGAGGATACCGAATGGTAAACTGGGATCCTGAAGCAAAAACAACTTTATCTGATGAGGAAGTAATTCATGAAGAACGTCAAGGAAATCTATATTACATAAATTATAAGATAGAAGGAAGCGATGATACCTTAACTATAGCTACAACACGTCCTGAAACTATTTTTGGTGATACTGCTATTTGTATCAATCCAGAAGACGAACGTTTTGCACACTTACGTGGAAAAAAAGCAATTGTACCAATTTGTAATCGTGTAATTCCTATTATTGAAGATGAGTATGTTGATGTTGAGTTTGGTACAGGTTGTTTAAAAGTAACGCCTGCACATGATGAAAATGATAAAAATCTAGGAGATAAACATAAATTAGAGGTTATAGATATCTTTAATGAAGATGCTACTTTAAATAGCTTCGGATTACAATTTGAAGGTCAAGATCGTTTTGTAGCTAGAAAGAATGTAGCAAAAGTATTAGAAGAAACAGGTGTTTTAGTGAAAACTGAAACACATCTAAATAAAGTTGGTACGTCAGAGCGTACAAAAGCAGTTATCGAACCAAGATTAAGCGACCAATGGTTCTTAAAAATGGAAGAGTTGGTTAAACCAGCAATTGAAGCTGTTTTAGGAGAAGATCCTGAAATTAAATTATTTCCAAAGAAATTTGAGAATACCTACAGACATTGGATGGAGAATATTCGTGATTGGAATATTTCACGTCAATTATTTTGGGGACAACAAATTCCTGCTTATTTCTATGGAGATGGAAAAGAAGACTTTGTAGTAGCCGAGAGTAGAGAAGAAGCTCTAAAATTGGCTCAAGAAAAAACAGGAAACTCTACTTTAAAAGCTGAAGACTTAACTCAAGATACTGATGCTTTAGATACGTGGTTCTCATCTTGGTTATGGCCAATGAGTGTGTTTGATGGTATACGTAATCCAGAAAACGAAGACATAAAATATTATTATCCAACTAACGATTTAGTAACTGGACCAGATATTTTATTCTTTTGGGTTGCACGTATGATTATTGCAGGCTACGAGTATAAAGATCAAAAACCGTTCAATAATGTATATTTAACAGGTTTAGTTCGTGATAAGCAACGTCGTAAAATGAGTAAATCTTTAGGGAATTCTCCAGACGCTTTAAAATTAATAGAAGATTATAGTGCAGATGGTGTTCGTGTTGGTTTATTATTAAGTAGTGCAGCAGGAAACGATTTAATGTTCGATGAGGCTTTATGTCAACAGGGAAAAGGCTTCGGTAATAAAATTTGGAATGCTTTTAATTTAACTAATTTATGGGAAGTTAGTGAAACTATCGAGCAGCCAGAATCTAGTAAAATCGCTTTAAATTGGTATGAAGCGAAGTTTCAAACGGCATTAGTTGAAATTGAAGATCATTTTAGTAAATATAGATTAAGTGATGCTTTAATGGCAATTTATAAATTGATATATGACGATTTCTGTGGATGGTTATTAGAGATTGTAAAGCCAGCTTATCAACAACCAATTGATGCTGAAACTTACAATAAAGTAATGTCAATATTTGAAGATAATCTTAAAATATTGCATCCATTTATGCCATTTTTAACCGAAGATATATGGCAATATATAGCAAAACGTACACCAGAAGAAGCATTAATAGTTGCAAAATGGCCGGAAGCAAAACCAATAAATAAAGAGATAATCTCTCAATTTGAATTTGCTTCAGAAGTTATTTCTGGAATAAGAACCGTTAGAAAAGAAAAAAACATTGCATTTAAAGATGCTATAGGTTTTTCAGTTATAAATAATGAAAATTCAAACACTGCATTTGATGAAGTTATTGCAAAACTGGGAAACTTAGAAACGATAGAATATGTGCAAGAACCTGTTGAAGGTGCTTTAACCTTTAGAGTAAAATCTAATGAGTATTTTATACCAATGGAAGGAGCAATAGACGTAGAAGCAGAAGTGAAAAAATTAACTGAAGAGTTAAATTACACTGAAGGCTTTTTAAAATCTGTACAAAAGAAACTTTCTAACGAGCGTTTCGTTACAGGTGCACCAGAACAAGTTGTGGCTAGTGAAAAAAAGAAAGAAGCTGATG